In a single window of the Bacillus mycoides genome:
- a CDS encoding polysaccharide deacetylase family protein, whose amino-acid sequence MRKYAAISLCTSAILVGCNTSNVSQEPKKEKKVQEVKKQEETVREQGKISYNPITHESTTANIHITDIKDSLTEVQYKIWRTADGKESAKSFSSKEKNQQFTLPFDIKEFEGKRGEYQIEATGTKEGGKTIPLTKSTITFEQKVPVLMYHAIDDYHGQGIKDLFVSPANFEAQMKYLKENGYTLLTFERWGDINKVNKPIFVTFDDGMKNNMNAFHVLQKLKDDTFKPAATEYMIVDNVDVEGALSTSEIKEMVDSGIFSVQSHTATHADLPKITNYDEELKGSKEKLEKITGKPVIAIAYPFGHVDDKVVAETKKHYQFATTTKPGQFITKGEPDELLKMKRVRIHHTTTVEQFASSIK is encoded by the coding sequence ATGAGAAAATACGCAGCGATTTCTTTATGTACATCTGCTATTCTAGTAGGCTGTAATACTAGCAATGTAAGCCAAGAACCTAAAAAAGAGAAAAAGGTACAAGAGGTCAAAAAACAAGAAGAGACGGTGCGGGAACAAGGTAAAATTTCTTATAATCCAATTACGCACGAATCTACAACCGCAAATATTCATATTACAGACATAAAAGATTCTTTAACCGAAGTACAATATAAAATTTGGCGCACTGCTGATGGAAAGGAAAGTGCTAAATCCTTTTCTTCTAAAGAGAAAAATCAACAATTTACACTTCCCTTTGATATAAAAGAATTTGAAGGAAAACGCGGTGAATATCAAATTGAAGCTACAGGAACAAAAGAGGGCGGAAAAACTATTCCACTTACGAAATCTACTATTACTTTCGAGCAAAAAGTTCCTGTTCTTATGTACCACGCAATTGATGATTATCATGGACAAGGTATTAAAGATTTATTCGTATCGCCTGCTAACTTTGAAGCACAAATGAAGTATTTAAAAGAAAATGGTTATACTTTGTTAACGTTTGAACGCTGGGGCGATATAAATAAAGTAAACAAGCCGATTTTCGTTACATTTGATGACGGTATGAAAAATAATATGAATGCATTTCATGTTTTACAAAAACTAAAAGACGATACATTTAAACCAGCGGCAACAGAATATATGATTGTTGATAACGTTGATGTAGAAGGAGCTCTTTCTACATCTGAAATAAAAGAAATGGTTGATTCAGGTATTTTTTCTGTACAATCTCACACAGCAACACACGCAGACTTGCCGAAAATTACAAACTATGATGAAGAGTTAAAAGGATCAAAAGAAAAGCTAGAGAAAATAACAGGTAAGCCTGTTATCGCAATTGCTTATCCTTTCGGTCATGTAGATGATAAAGTTGTCGCAGAAACAAAGAAACACTATCAATTTGCAACAACAACGAAGCCTGGACAATTCATTACGAAGGGTGAACCTGATGAGTTGTTAAAAATGAAGCGTGTTCGCATACACCATACAACGACTGTAGAACAATTTGCTTCTTCGATTAAATAA
- a CDS encoding aminopeptidase: protein MSFEQTLEKYAALAVNVGVNIQPGQTLSISAPLEAVQFVRLVTEKAYKSGAKHVYVDWNDETLTRLKFDLAPEEAFSEFPSWKAHAREELAKEGAAFMSIYAENPDLLKGVEPKKIATAHKVAGEAMKVYRDYVQADKVSWCVISVPTKEWAAKVFPDVAPEEQETKLWDAIFKATRADLENPVEAWKEHDETLHTKVDYLNEKHYKALHYTGPGTDLTIELPEKHVWAGAGSLNEKNVAFMANIPTEEVFTMPLKTGVNGQVSSTKPLAFAGNIIDNFTLTFENGRIVDYKAESGEEALKHLVETDEGSHFLGEVALVPHDSPISNTNILFYNTLFDENASCHLAIGNAYAFNLIGGKTMSKEELAENGANASITHEDFMIGSAELDIDGITADGRHEPIFRKGNWAF from the coding sequence ATGTCATTTGAACAAACGTTAGAGAAATATGCTGCCCTTGCAGTCAATGTTGGTGTTAATATTCAACCCGGACAAACTTTATCAATCAGTGCACCTCTTGAGGCTGTACAGTTTGTACGCCTAGTTACAGAAAAAGCATATAAATCTGGTGCAAAACACGTATATGTTGATTGGAATGATGAGACGTTAACACGCTTAAAGTTCGATCTAGCTCCTGAAGAAGCTTTCTCTGAATTCCCTTCTTGGAAAGCACATGCTCGTGAAGAATTAGCAAAAGAAGGCGCTGCATTTATGTCCATCTATGCAGAGAATCCTGATCTATTAAAAGGTGTAGAACCAAAGAAAATTGCAACAGCTCATAAAGTAGCTGGAGAAGCGATGAAAGTATACCGTGATTATGTACAAGCAGATAAAGTAAGCTGGTGCGTAATTTCTGTTCCTACGAAAGAATGGGCTGCAAAAGTATTCCCTGACGTAGCGCCAGAAGAACAAGAAACAAAACTATGGGATGCTATCTTCAAAGCTACTCGTGCTGATTTAGAAAATCCTGTGGAAGCATGGAAAGAACATGATGAAACACTACATACAAAAGTAGATTACTTAAACGAAAAACATTATAAAGCTCTTCACTATACAGGCCCTGGAACAGACTTAACAATCGAACTTCCAGAGAAGCATGTATGGGCTGGTGCTGGTAGCTTAAATGAAAAGAACGTAGCATTTATGGCTAACATTCCAACTGAAGAGGTATTTACAATGCCTCTTAAAACAGGTGTGAACGGCCAAGTATCTAGCACAAAACCGTTAGCATTTGCAGGTAATATTATTGATAACTTTACATTAACATTCGAAAACGGACGTATCGTAGACTATAAAGCTGAATCTGGTGAAGAGGCTTTAAAACATTTAGTAGAAACAGATGAAGGTTCTCACTTCTTAGGCGAAGTAGCTTTAGTACCTCATGATTCACCAATTTCAAACACAAATATTTTATTCTACAATACGCTATTTGATGAAAATGCATCTTGCCACCTTGCAATCGGAAATGCTTATGCATTTAACTTAATTGGCGGAAAAACAATGTCTAAAGAAGAACTTGCTGAAAATGGCGCAAATGCTAGTATTACACACGAAGACTTCATGATTGGATCAGCTGAGCTTGATATCGACGGCATTACAGCTGATGGAAGACATGAGCCGATCTTCCGTAAAGGTAACTGGGCGTTTTAA
- a CDS encoding DMT family transporter: MVYWLLLLVTIIFEVAGTIAMKLSNGLTKLVPSVLIFVFYGICFSVFAIVVKKIHLSIAYAIWSGVGTLLITIISVYFFKEHINLFQAFCILFIVLGVIGLKVSSAS, from the coding sequence ATGGTATATTGGCTATTATTACTCGTAACAATTATTTTTGAAGTAGCTGGAACGATTGCGATGAAGTTATCGAACGGTTTAACAAAGCTTGTTCCAAGTGTACTTATTTTCGTATTCTATGGAATTTGTTTCAGCGTGTTTGCTATCGTTGTTAAAAAGATTCATTTAAGTATTGCTTATGCAATTTGGTCTGGTGTGGGAACGCTACTTATTACAATCATTAGTGTGTACTTTTTTAAAGAGCATATTAATTTATTCCAAGCATTTTGTATTCTCTTTATTGTTTTAGGAGTAATTGGACTGAAAGTGTCATCGGCATCATAA
- the gabD gene encoding NADP-dependent succinate-semialdehyde dehydrogenase has product MDKKATFVNLEKKAMYINGEWIKLQEQIEVNNPATKEVFATVPKGGITEAKQAVDAAHEAFKLWSKLTAADRAVKLKKWFTLIDENKEEIAAIMTREQGKPFAEALGEVNYANSFVEWYAEEGKRIYGEMIPASHPNKRILVMKQPVGVMAAITPWNFPAAMITRKVAPALAAGCTAVVKPASQTPLTALKLVELAHEADIPKGVINIVTGSAKAIADTWMEDERVRKVSFTGSTEIGKELMASAAQTMKKVSLELGGHAPFIVMNDADLDKAVEAVIGSKFRNAGQTCICTNRIFVQEEVYEEFAGKFTTAVEQLKVGDGFGEGTTVGPLIDANAVSKVQEHIEDAIQKGGEVLYGGHKFAELDGYFIQPTVIGLANDKMLCMNEETFGPVAPVAKFKTVEEVIERANNTPYGLAAYIFTKDISQAFQISEALEYGIIGLNDGLPSVAQAPFGGFKESGIGREGGHFGIEEYLEIKYISLGL; this is encoded by the coding sequence TTGGATAAAAAAGCGACGTTCGTAAACTTAGAGAAAAAAGCGATGTATATAAATGGTGAGTGGATTAAACTGCAAGAACAAATCGAAGTGAATAATCCAGCGACAAAGGAAGTATTTGCAACTGTACCAAAGGGCGGGATTACAGAGGCAAAGCAAGCAGTTGATGCTGCACATGAGGCTTTTAAATTATGGTCAAAATTAACGGCAGCGGATCGCGCAGTAAAGTTAAAAAAATGGTTCACGCTCATTGATGAAAATAAAGAAGAAATTGCAGCAATCATGACGAGAGAGCAAGGGAAGCCGTTTGCAGAAGCACTTGGTGAAGTGAATTATGCAAATAGTTTTGTTGAATGGTACGCAGAAGAAGGAAAGCGAATATACGGTGAAATGATTCCTGCTTCTCATCCGAATAAGCGTATTTTAGTTATGAAGCAACCAGTTGGGGTTATGGCAGCTATTACGCCTTGGAATTTCCCGGCTGCTATGATTACGAGAAAGGTAGCTCCAGCACTTGCAGCAGGCTGTACGGCAGTTGTGAAACCAGCGAGTCAAACGCCATTAACTGCATTGAAGTTAGTTGAATTAGCACATGAAGCAGATATTCCAAAAGGTGTAATAAATATTGTAACAGGTAGTGCAAAAGCAATTGCTGATACGTGGATGGAAGATGAGCGCGTTCGAAAAGTTTCCTTTACAGGATCAACTGAAATTGGAAAAGAATTAATGGCTAGCGCTGCGCAAACGATGAAAAAGGTTTCGCTTGAATTAGGTGGTCACGCTCCATTTATTGTTATGAATGATGCTGATTTAGATAAGGCGGTAGAAGCGGTAATTGGTTCGAAATTCCGTAACGCAGGACAAACGTGTATATGTACAAACCGCATCTTTGTTCAAGAAGAAGTGTATGAAGAATTTGCAGGGAAGTTCACAACAGCTGTAGAGCAGCTTAAAGTCGGAGATGGATTCGGCGAAGGAACAACTGTAGGTCCACTTATTGATGCGAATGCAGTTTCGAAAGTACAAGAACATATTGAAGATGCAATTCAAAAGGGCGGAGAAGTTTTATACGGTGGCCATAAATTTGCAGAGTTAGATGGTTATTTCATTCAGCCAACAGTAATTGGATTGGCAAATGACAAGATGCTTTGTATGAATGAAGAAACATTTGGACCGGTTGCACCAGTTGCGAAATTTAAAACAGTTGAAGAAGTAATCGAACGAGCAAATAATACACCATATGGCTTGGCTGCTTATATTTTCACAAAAGATATTAGCCAAGCATTCCAAATTAGTGAAGCGTTAGAGTACGGAATTATCGGCTTAAACGATGGCCTTCCATCAGTTGCACAAGCACCATTTGGAGGCTTTAAAGAAAGTGGTATCGGCCGTGAAGGAGGCCATTTCGGTATCGAGGAATATTTAGAAATTAAATATATTTCGTTAGGACTATAA
- a CDS encoding sigma-54 interaction domain-containing protein, with translation MVAEKERVLMDLQDVFEYAFDEIFVTDDKGIVVRVNSMCERHYQLSAKELVGKHVKELQKEGIFYPSATLEVIEKKRPVELVQTTKSGEYLHVRTRPVFDDEGNLRRVISYSRDLTELYQLRQKVEEMDNQLKTYKKELRETYEHEGLIFKSIAMQKIIETIKKVSVVDSTVLVLGETGVGKSRLVRHLHEVSHRKNESFYEINCAALPTNLIESELFGYSGGSFTGANREGKKGLLESAHKGTLFLDEIGEMPLEIQAKLLQVLQEKTFRPIGGRELKKVDVRIVAATNRDLSTMVKQGTFRKDLYYRLNVIPISIPPLRERTEDILPLIYHYLQHFNKKYGRDVKLAPSTLQMFVGYPWEGNNREIENVIERIVITADDFVMVEDLPLSMQEATVEQSGQSLYRMLEEVERNIILKAYKTYGSSYKVAEFLQISQSAATRKIKKFIEEEENIG, from the coding sequence ATGGTTGCAGAAAAGGAACGAGTGTTGATGGATTTACAAGATGTATTTGAATATGCATTTGACGAAATTTTTGTTACGGATGATAAAGGAATCGTTGTACGTGTAAATAGCATGTGTGAAAGACATTACCAGCTCTCTGCTAAGGAATTAGTAGGAAAGCATGTAAAAGAACTACAAAAAGAAGGGATTTTTTATCCGTCTGCAACGTTAGAAGTAATTGAAAAGAAAAGGCCAGTTGAACTTGTTCAAACAACGAAATCAGGAGAGTATTTGCATGTTCGTACAAGGCCTGTTTTTGATGATGAGGGAAATTTAAGAAGAGTGATTAGTTATTCTCGTGATCTTACAGAACTCTATCAATTACGTCAAAAGGTAGAGGAAATGGATAATCAGTTAAAAACATATAAAAAAGAATTAAGAGAAACATATGAACACGAAGGACTTATTTTTAAAAGTATCGCTATGCAAAAAATAATCGAAACAATAAAAAAAGTATCAGTAGTAGATAGTACTGTTCTCGTATTAGGTGAGACTGGAGTGGGGAAAAGCCGATTAGTACGCCATTTGCATGAAGTGAGTCACCGGAAGAATGAAAGTTTCTATGAAATTAATTGTGCGGCATTGCCGACGAATTTAATCGAATCTGAGCTTTTTGGATATTCAGGTGGGTCTTTTACAGGTGCAAATCGTGAAGGGAAAAAGGGGCTATTAGAATCAGCGCATAAAGGAACCCTCTTCTTAGATGAAATTGGTGAAATGCCGCTTGAAATTCAAGCGAAGCTTTTGCAAGTATTGCAAGAAAAAACGTTTCGTCCTATAGGCGGAAGAGAATTAAAAAAGGTGGACGTTAGAATTGTAGCGGCAACAAATAGAGATTTAAGTACGATGGTGAAACAAGGAACATTCCGGAAAGATTTATACTATCGTCTGAATGTCATTCCAATTTCAATTCCACCACTTCGGGAGAGAACAGAAGACATTTTGCCGCTCATCTATCATTATTTACAGCATTTTAATAAAAAGTACGGACGGGATGTAAAGTTAGCTCCTAGTACGTTACAAATGTTTGTAGGGTACCCTTGGGAAGGAAATAATAGAGAGATTGAAAATGTAATTGAACGAATTGTTATCACTGCAGATGATTTTGTAATGGTAGAAGATTTGCCACTATCTATGCAAGAGGCCACAGTTGAACAATCCGGACAAAGTCTTTATAGAATGCTGGAAGAGGTAGAGAGAAATATTATTCTTAAAGCGTATAAAACGTATGGATCAAGTTATAAAGTGGCTGAGTTTTTACAAATAAGTCAATCTGCTGCTACTAGGAAGATTAAGAAGTTCATAGAGGAGGAAGAAAACATTGGATAA
- the gabT gene encoding 4-aminobutyrate--2-oxoglutarate transaminase, which yields MNTKKFAKVNEQIPGPKAASLLERRQNIVPKGVSNGIPTFVQSANGALVTDVDGNQYIDFAGAIGTINVGHCHPAVKEALHKQVDQYIHTGFNVMMYEPYIELAEKLAALAPGNFDKQVLFLNSGAEAVENAVKIARKYTKRPGIIAFSKGFHGRTLMTMTMTSKVKPYKFGFGPFAPEVYKAPFPYEYRRPEGLTEEQYDDFIIEEFKNFFISEVAPETIAAVVMEPVQGEGGFIVPSKKFVQEVRGICSEHGILFVADEIQTGFSRTGKYFAIDHYDVVPDLITVSKSLGAGVPISGVIGRKEIMNESAPGELGGTYAGSPLGCAAALAVLDVIEKEKLNDRAIEVGKVVMNRFQEMKNKYNCIGDVRGLGAMCAFELVQDCKTKAPDKTLASNLCAEANKHGLLLLSAGTYGNVIRVLMPLVITDEQLEEGLTIIEESLQACYEQANIARV from the coding sequence GTGAACACAAAAAAATTTGCTAAAGTAAATGAACAAATTCCAGGACCGAAAGCAGCGTCTTTATTAGAACGCCGCCAAAATATAGTACCAAAAGGAGTAAGTAATGGGATTCCAACATTTGTACAGTCTGCAAATGGTGCACTCGTAACAGATGTGGATGGAAATCAGTACATTGATTTCGCAGGAGCAATTGGGACAATTAATGTAGGACACTGTCATCCAGCCGTTAAAGAAGCGCTTCATAAACAAGTAGATCAATATATTCATACTGGATTTAATGTGATGATGTATGAGCCATATATTGAATTGGCAGAAAAGCTGGCCGCATTAGCGCCAGGTAATTTCGATAAACAAGTGCTGTTTTTAAATAGTGGGGCAGAAGCGGTTGAAAATGCAGTGAAGATTGCTCGTAAATATACGAAGAGACCTGGAATTATCGCATTTTCTAAAGGATTTCATGGGCGTACATTAATGACAATGACGATGACAAGTAAAGTAAAACCATATAAATTTGGATTTGGCCCATTTGCTCCAGAAGTATATAAAGCGCCATTCCCATATGAATACCGTCGCCCAGAAGGTTTAACAGAAGAGCAGTATGATGACTTTATCATTGAAGAGTTCAAGAACTTCTTCATATCAGAAGTAGCACCAGAAACAATTGCAGCAGTTGTAATGGAACCTGTTCAAGGGGAAGGCGGATTTATCGTTCCAAGTAAGAAATTCGTTCAAGAAGTACGCGGCATTTGTTCAGAGCACGGTATTTTATTTGTAGCTGATGAAATTCAAACAGGCTTTAGTCGTACCGGAAAATACTTTGCAATTGATCATTATGATGTCGTTCCAGACTTAATTACGGTATCTAAATCATTAGGTGCTGGTGTACCGATAAGTGGTGTCATTGGGCGTAAAGAAATTATGAATGAGTCTGCACCGGGAGAACTGGGCGGAACATATGCAGGAAGCCCACTAGGATGTGCGGCTGCATTAGCTGTGCTTGATGTAATAGAAAAAGAGAAATTAAATGATAGAGCGATAGAAGTAGGGAAAGTCGTAATGAACCGATTCCAAGAGATGAAAAACAAATATAATTGCATCGGTGATGTGCGCGGCTTAGGGGCAATGTGTGCATTCGAGCTCGTTCAAGATTGCAAGACGAAAGCGCCTGATAAAACACTAGCGTCTAATTTATGTGCAGAAGCAAATAAGCATGGATTACTTCTACTATCAGCAGGAACATATGGAAATGTTATTCGTGTTTTAATGCCATTAGTGATTACAGATGAGCAACTTGAGGAAGGTTTAACAATAATTGAAGAATCATTGCAAGCTTGTTATGAGCAAGCAAATATCGCTCGCGTTTAA
- a CDS encoding HAD family hydrolase, producing the protein MEKVKAILFDKDGTLMDFHSIWIKVAEELVAECIKLYQLPQSMQQALLKEIGVDGAFVHPRSALAAGTSLDVAKGLCKYIASSREEEMHQWVSEKLFALMYEHRSHMRMTADLPKVLQALKDRGFILGVVTADDFAPTELFLKQYQLEAFFDCVIASDTFPVQKPDKKIVESFCERFNLETCEVAVIGDTPTDLHLAKNGGDCYAIGVLSGTGDRQTLEPLADLVLQSVEDLISHSGEFIWEQGKSNV; encoded by the coding sequence ATGGAGAAGGTAAAAGCAATATTATTTGATAAAGACGGGACATTAATGGATTTTCATTCAATTTGGATAAAAGTAGCTGAAGAGCTTGTCGCTGAATGTATAAAATTATATCAACTCCCACAGTCAATGCAGCAGGCTTTATTAAAAGAGATTGGCGTAGATGGAGCATTTGTTCACCCGCGTAGTGCGCTCGCTGCTGGAACGAGTCTTGATGTGGCCAAGGGGCTTTGTAAGTATATTGCATCATCTAGAGAAGAAGAGATGCATCAATGGGTGAGTGAAAAGTTGTTTGCTCTTATGTACGAGCATCGTTCACATATGAGAATGACGGCAGATTTACCGAAAGTTTTACAAGCGTTAAAGGATAGAGGGTTTATTCTAGGTGTCGTTACAGCTGATGATTTCGCGCCGACAGAATTATTTTTAAAGCAATATCAATTGGAAGCTTTTTTTGATTGTGTTATAGCTTCAGATACATTTCCAGTACAGAAGCCAGATAAAAAAATTGTAGAATCGTTTTGTGAGAGATTTAATTTAGAGACATGTGAAGTAGCAGTCATCGGGGATACACCGACGGATTTACATTTAGCGAAAAATGGTGGCGACTGTTATGCGATTGGCGTACTATCTGGTACGGGTGATCGTCAAACGTTAGAACCACTTGCAGATTTAGTATTACAATCTGTTGAAGATTTAATTTCTCATTCAGGTGAGTTTATTTGGGAACAAGGAAAGTCTAATGTATAA